The following coding sequences lie in one Cyanobacterium sp. Dongsha4 genomic window:
- a CDS encoding Mu transposase C-terminal domain-containing protein, translating into MKQTRRTVYQGGYINFNNLSYKGEYLSGYAGVLLQ; encoded by the coding sequence ATGAAACAAACTCGTCGTACGGTTTATCAAGGGGGTTATATAAATTTTAATAATTTATCTTATAAAGGAGAGTATTTGTCTGGTTATGCGGGAGTTTTACTCCAATAG
- a CDS encoding tetratricopeptide repeat protein, whose translation MMVQPMEDYNFLNNRNQAIENYIQRVTELTQLQQTIPTNEELLKIASELGISDGEIAIAQKQSQAHFLRAQGYFSLNHWEDAIAELEEALAFNPSHLPMLHLLINAYIGRWKDKHNRQDEIQARLRIKQCLEIQPDDQESLKLLAKLDQSIRNYQYRFWSLGAITVLFCGSIIGFFISDNLSLNLFNKNDQILQSLQQELNSEIDTLRKEQTLLYNESLEQLRNQQRINNDLENRIIELQNQIKNLEQKNQELLNKINQNQSSENPFNQIPESEINE comes from the coding sequence ATGATGGTACAACCTATGGAGGATTATAATTTCTTAAATAATCGCAATCAAGCCATTGAAAATTATATTCAACGGGTAACGGAATTGACTCAGTTACAACAAACTATTCCTACTAATGAGGAGTTGCTGAAAATTGCCTCAGAATTAGGTATTAGTGATGGGGAAATTGCTATTGCTCAAAAACAATCTCAAGCTCATTTTTTAAGGGCTCAGGGTTATTTTTCTCTCAATCATTGGGAAGATGCGATCGCAGAATTGGAAGAAGCCTTGGCTTTTAATCCGTCTCATTTACCGATGTTACATTTATTAATTAATGCTTATATTGGTAGATGGAAAGATAAGCATAACCGTCAGGATGAAATACAAGCAAGACTAAGAATTAAGCAATGTTTAGAAATTCAACCCGATGATCAAGAATCTCTCAAATTATTAGCTAAATTAGATCAATCTATTCGTAACTATCAATATCGATTTTGGAGTTTAGGGGCAATTACCGTTTTATTTTGTGGTTCGATAATTGGATTTTTTATTTCTGATAATTTATCCTTAAATTTATTTAATAAAAATGACCAAATTTTGCAAAGTTTACAACAAGAACTCAATTCAGAAATAGATACTTTAAGAAAAGAACAAACTTTATTATATAATGAGTCTTTGGAACAATTAAGAAATCAACAAAGAATTAATAATGATTTAGAAAATAGAATCATAGAATTGCAAAATCAAATTAAAAATTTAGAGCAGAAAAACCAAGAATTACTTAATAAAATTAATCAAAATCAATCATCAGAAAATCCATTTAACCAAATACCTGAATCAGAAATTAATGAATAA
- a CDS encoding FtsW/RodA/SpoVE family cell cycle protein has protein sequence MNIVPRLIPFYQPDINTWSLEARLLRWLTFLWIALGLIILFSASYAVGIEDSGNGWYYFQRQFFWAVIGLIFFKIIIQIPISYILKWSGWGYVACLFMIFLTVIGLGQNINGAERWLSLGPIQVQPSELLKPFLILQGAIVFGGWKKLNWTVKGTWLGIFAFTLACILKQPNLSTTALCGMTLWLMALAGGVPYLQLIVTAMGGMLVAGLSVMVNPYQLRRITSFVDPWADARGDGYQLVQSLLAIGSGREYGVGFGMSQQKLFYLPFQYTDFIFAVFAEEFGFIGCLLLILLLLSFTTISFLVAIRCHHPTKRLIAVGVMVILIGQSLINIGVNIGALPTTGLPFPFLSYGGSSVLSSLMLVALLIRVAIETNITEKTSV, from the coding sequence ATGAATATAGTTCCCCGTTTAATACCTTTTTATCAACCTGATATTAATACATGGTCATTAGAAGCAAGATTATTACGCTGGTTGACATTTCTCTGGATTGCTCTTGGTTTAATTATTCTTTTTTCTGCTTCCTATGCAGTGGGGATTGAGGATAGTGGAAATGGTTGGTATTATTTTCAAAGACAATTTTTTTGGGCTGTTATTGGTTTAATTTTTTTTAAGATAATTATTCAGATACCCATTAGTTATATTTTAAAGTGGTCGGGATGGGGATATGTTGCTTGTTTATTCATGATTTTTCTGACTGTTATCGGTTTGGGACAAAATATTAATGGGGCGGAGAGATGGTTAAGTTTAGGCCCAATTCAAGTTCAACCTTCAGAATTACTTAAACCTTTTTTGATTTTACAGGGGGCAATAGTTTTTGGTGGTTGGAAAAAGTTAAATTGGACGGTTAAAGGTACATGGTTGGGAATTTTCGCTTTTACTTTAGCCTGTATTTTGAAGCAACCTAACTTGAGTACAACGGCTTTGTGTGGTATGACTTTATGGTTAATGGCTTTGGCTGGTGGTGTGCCTTATCTTCAGTTAATCGTAACTGCTATGGGGGGAATGTTGGTGGCTGGTTTAAGTGTGATGGTAAATCCTTATCAGTTAAGACGTATTACTTCTTTTGTTGATCCTTGGGCAGATGCGAGGGGGGATGGTTATCAGTTGGTGCAAAGTCTATTGGCAATTGGTTCGGGGAGAGAGTATGGGGTTGGTTTTGGGATGTCTCAACAAAAATTGTTTTATTTACCTTTCCAATATACGGATTTTATTTTTGCGGTGTTTGCAGAAGAGTTTGGATTTATTGGTTGTCTATTATTAATCTTGCTATTGCTTAGTTTTACTACTATTTCTTTTTTGGTGGCTATTCGTTGTCACCACCCGACGAAACGTTTAATTGCTGTGGGGGTAATGGTTATTTTAATTGGGCAGTCTTTAATTAATATAGGTGTTAATATAGGTGCGTTACCAACTACTGGTTTGCCTTTTCCTTTTTTAAGTTATGGTGGTAGTTCGGTGTTAAGTAGTTTAATGTTGGTTGCTTTATTAATTCGAGTTGCTATTGAAACTAATATTACTGAAAAGACTTCTGTTTAG